Below is a genomic region from Molothrus ater isolate BHLD 08-10-18 breed brown headed cowbird chromosome 15, BPBGC_Mater_1.1, whole genome shotgun sequence.
CTACCTCAACTCCTCCTACTTCGGCTTCCCCGACCCCAAGCTGTTCCCTTTCACCAGCATCCTCACCACCGACACCCCCGAGCTCTTCTTCCACGCCATGGACAACATCTGCCCCGTCAACATCTCGGCGGCGTTCCGGCGCAAGCAGCCGCAGGAGGCGGCCGTGTGGCGCGTGCTGTCCCCGCGGCCGCTGGACAAGCCCCAGCTGAAGACCCTCTTCAGGTCCTACTACTCGGTGCAGGTGGCCGAGTGGCCGACGTACCCGCGCTACGACGCCGCCAAGGCGCTGCCGCCCGTCGTGCTCCACGAGAGCCTCTTCTACCTCAGCGGCGTGGAGTGGGTGGCCAGCTCCATGGAGATGACGGCAGTGGCGGCCAAAAACGTGGCCCTGCTGGCCTACAACCGCTGGCATCAGCAGCTGGACAAGATCGACCAGAAGGACTTGATGCACAAGGTGAAGACGGAGCTGTGACGCCCCTGAGGGGTGGTGGGCCAGGAGCTTTGGGGTGTGCGGTAGTTTGGGGAGTATTTATTGCCTTGGGGAGGCCagggggggctgggggacaagggacaggtTGTGTCCCAATGACTTGAAGGCCTTCAGGAATACAGTTCCTGCCCAGtgttgctgtgtctgtgctgtgtgcctcagtttccctgttccctcaccccaggctctgctggaaaGGAGCCTGTGCCTTCTCCTGAGAAAGGCTCACAGTGTTTGGGAGGGATATTGGGGGGCTTTCAGGGGTGAGGCTGGCTGGCATTGGCAGCAGATGGGTCCCCCCGAgcttcccagctcccaccagtctctcctgccttcctggcTTTGCCCTTGGGAGCCTCACAGGTAAGGCTGGAGATCCCAGGGCCTCTTCCATGCCTGGAGCCCAACCCTGcctcctgtgccccagggatgcaggaagggctctcacagctcctgccaggtgCTCTGGGTTTCTGGGGGTGTGTTTGGGGGGCAGAAGAGCCTCAGTGGGAGAAgctgggcaggacagagggGCAGCATTGAGGGGCCaaggcaggggcagctcagACCAGAGCCAGCAATGCACTTTATTGAGACCTCAGAAGCTGCCCAAAGCACCAGCAGCTTGCCCCACTCCTTGGGCtacccagcctggcacagaggaacctgtgggagggctgggaaggactgggaaggactgggagGACTGGGAGGATGGGAGGGCTGGGTGTtgccagaagctgctgcagcGACGGGGCAAAAAAGGGAAGTGGGGActttgggaagggaggaggcctgatcctgatcctgatcctgatcccgatcccgatcctGATCCAagggctgcctctgctctgggtgaCTCCCAGGGGTGCCTCTGCACTGGGTGTCCCCatagcagctgctggggctgaggctgaCGGAGTCTGCAGGGGGATTTTGAGGAGCCCTTGCACAGGGCCctcccctcaccctgctgcccagccaggtGGCCTCTCCCAAAGGGCTGGGCAAGCTGGGGAAGCAAGAGCAAGCTGCTTAGAATGGCCAGcactgggggagctgcagggtgtgAGCTTTGCAGCCTCAGAAGATGCAGGTGCAGCCCACAGCAATGGTCTCCATCACCATCTGGTACTTCTTGTGGCACTTCTTGCCCGAGGGCCCGTGGCCCAGCTGGCCCGGGCAGAGCCGGCGGCGCACGGGCAGGCGGCTGAAGATGGGGATGCTGGCCATGCTGCGGTCCTCCTGCAGGGTGAAGGGGTTGATGCAGCCACTGCACAGGCACCGGGCCTCGGGGATGTCTGCTGGGATCCGCGTGGCATCGTGGTTTAtcctggaggagagggaaaCGGGGCAAGGCTGGGGAGGTGGTGATGGGGTGAAATGGGTTCTGCATCAcagcctccagcagcctccacagcccctgtgctggctcCGAGCCCCTTGCCTGTCCCCGAGCTCACCTGTAGGCCCAGGGGGACAGGCTCCTGCGGTTGGACCTCCAGAGCCTCAGGTTCACCTGGCACTTGGTGTCCCCCGGCTCGGAGCCGTTCCTCAGCTGGCGCACCATGTCCTGGATGCTGTGCTCGTACTCTGCCATGCTGCTGTAGGGGTCATCCGGGGCCCAGGCCAGCCCggggggggctgtgggtgcccgTGCCAGgccccttctcctgcccttggctgccttgctcTGGTCCTTGGCTTCGGGAACCGGGACCATGGCGAAGGTGAAGAtgcagaggagaagctgaggaagaaggaggatgaggatggtgagAGGCTGCTTGGGCTGCAGGACTGGCATGGAGGGGgagctctccctcctcccagggGTCACCAGGTGATGGCGGGACCACGTTGGCTTTGAGGTGGCACATTCAATGCccaaaggcagtgctggcctgCAGGTGAGAAACACCTGAGGGCAGTTTGCAGGGATGGTGGGCACACTCATGATGAGCTGATGCGTGTGGCTGCCCCTCACCCTGCTTGCAGTTTGTGTTCCCCAAGTgcccctgcctgtcctgcccgagctgtgccctgtcccctccctgcccaccctgaggCAGCTGCATGGGGAGTGACCCAGCCCAGGCTGTACCTGGGCAGCCTCTGGTTTAAAAGGAGCCTTACAGAGATGACACAGTCAATAATGAGATCTTTATCCAagccctcctctccctccctctgtgctctgaggaCGGTGAGAGAGAACagatgcttttttccttcccttctccctccagcCTCGCCGCCGTGTGCTGCCACCCGCCCggca
It encodes:
- the IL17B gene encoding interleukin-17B, producing the protein MERAPNLLLLCIFTFAMVPVPEAKDQSKAAKGRRRGLARAPTAPPGLAWAPDDPYSSMAEYEHSIQDMVRQLRNGSEPGDTKCQVNLRLWRSNRRSLSPWAYRINHDATRIPADIPEARCLCSGCINPFTLQEDRSMASIPIFSRLPVRRRLCPGQLGHGPSGKKCHKKYQMVMETIAVGCTCIF